The segment CTCCGCCGGTTCTCCACGCACCCGTCGCCCGTGCACCGGTGGGCCGATTCCCCGGGGATCCGCTCCACCGGCGCATCGCACGCGGGGCACCGGCCGGGGAAGACGAACTTCGGGCCGCGCCCCGGAACGTCCGCCCCCGCCGAGAGCGATTCCACCACCTCCGGGATCACGTCCCCGGCCCGCTGGACGACGACGCGGTCCCCCACCCGGATGTCCTTCGCGTCGATCGTGTCCTGGTTGTGAAGCGTCGCGCGCCGGACGGTCACCCCGCGGACGACGACGGGAGAGAGGATCGCGACCGGGGTGATCGTCCCGGTCCGGCCGACGCTCAGGAGAATGTCCTCCACCGTCGTCTCCGCGCGGTCGGGAGAGAATTTCGCCGCGATCGCCCACCGGGGGGAACGGGAGATCTCCCCCAGATCCTCCTGGAGGGAGGCGTCGTTGACCTTCGCGACGATCCCGTCGATCTCGTACGGAAGGGATTCCTTCTCCGCCTCCGCCTTCCGGTAGAAGTCGACGACCTCCCCGATGTCGCGGCAGCGGCGGCTCCACTCCCGGTTCACCGGGAATCCGAGCCGGGACAGCAGCTCGAGCTCCTCCCAGTGGGACCGGAAGGTCGCCCCCTCCAGGCGGCCGGTGCCGTAGACCCACAGCCGCACCCGGCGGCTCGCGGTCACCTTCGGGTCGAGCTGGCGCACCGACCCCGCGGCTGCGTTCCGCGGGTTCGCGAACGGCGGCTCCCCCGCCCGCTCCCGTCCGCGGTTCAGCGCCGCGAGGTCCCCCCGCTCCATGTACACCTCCCCGCGGACCTCCAGCACCCTCGGGGGGGGCGTCCCCCCGTGCCCGGGACGGGACGGCAGGGACAACGGAACGTCCGCGATCGTGCGCAGGTTGGCGGTCACGTCCTCGCCGCGGACGCCGTCGCCCCGGGTCGCTCCCCGGGCGAACGAACCGTCCTCGTAGAGCAGCTCGACGGCGAGACCGTCGATCTTGACCTCCGCGACGTACCCCTCGCGGTCGAGCGCCTCCTCCGGGACGCCCCTGGCCTTCAGGGAGCGGCGGATCCGTGCGTCGAACTCGAGCAGCTCTTCCGCGGAGAAGGCGTTCTGGAGGGAAAGCATGGGGACGGCCCGGACGACCGTGCCGAACGCCTCCACGGGCCTTGCCCCCACGCGCCGGGTGGGTGAGTCGGGGTCGGCCAGCTCCGGGTGCTCCTCCTCGAGCCGCGCGAGCTCCCGGAACAGGGCGTCGTACTCCGCGTCGGACACTTCCGGAGCGTCCTCGCGGTAATACCGGTCGTTGTGGTACCGGATGATCTTCCGGAGCGCGTCGATCCGGGTTTTCGGGGATGCGTTGCCCACCCGCCGATTATACAATGGAAGAAACGGCGAATCCCGGCCCCCGGCCGGGGGCGGGACCGCCGACGGGCGCGAGGTGAGCCATGTCGTTCTGGAAGAGGTTGTTCGGAGGCGGAGACGAGCCCGAGGCGAAGAAGGGGCAGTACGGGGTGGACTACGTCGGCGTCTCCGAGATGCTGGCGTTCAACCGGAACCTCCTGGAGGCGCTTTCCCACGAGAAGCAGGGGATCGAGCTGTACTCGCGGTTCCTTTCCGAGGCGAACGACGAGCGCGGCCGGGAGATGTACCGCCGCCTCATCGACGAGGAGAAACAGCACCTGAAGATGGTGCACGACGAAATCGAGGGGCACAAGAAGCAGGGGTACTGGAGCTAGACGGGGGGCGTGCTACTCCTCCTCCAGCGCCGCGATCCCCGGCAGCCGCTTCCCCTCCAGAAGTTCGAGGAACGCCCCGCCGCCCGTCGACACGTACGACATCCGCGAGAAGAGCCCCGCCTTGTGGAGGGCGGTGTCCGTGTCGCCGCCGCCCACGATGGTGGTCGCGTCGCTCTCCGCCAGCGCCCGCATCACCGCCTGCGTCCCCGCCGCGAACGGCGCGGTCTCGAACGCCCCCATCGGCCCGTTCCAGACGATCGTCTTCGCGTCCTCAAGCGCCTCGCGGAACAGCAGCCCGCTGGCCGGCCCGATGTCGAGCGCCATCATGCCGTCGGGGATCTCCTGCGCGGGGACCGTTTTCGCCTGCGCGGAGGCGTCCAGCCGGTCCGCGACGACGACGTCCACGGGAAGGTAGAGCCGCACCTTCTTCGCGGCGGC is part of the Deltaproteobacteria bacterium genome and harbors:
- the ligA gene encoding NAD-dependent DNA ligase LigA, which translates into the protein MGNASPKTRIDALRKIIRYHNDRYYREDAPEVSDAEYDALFRELARLEEEHPELADPDSPTRRVGARPVEAFGTVVRAVPMLSLQNAFSAEELLEFDARIRRSLKARGVPEEALDREGYVAEVKIDGLAVELLYEDGSFARGATRGDGVRGEDVTANLRTIADVPLSLPSRPGHGGTPPPRVLEVRGEVYMERGDLAALNRGRERAGEPPFANPRNAAAGSVRQLDPKVTASRRVRLWVYGTGRLEGATFRSHWEELELLSRLGFPVNREWSRRCRDIGEVVDFYRKAEAEKESLPYEIDGIVAKVNDASLQEDLGEISRSPRWAIAAKFSPDRAETTVEDILLSVGRTGTITPVAILSPVVVRGVTVRRATLHNQDTIDAKDIRVGDRVVVQRAGDVIPEVVESLSAGADVPGRGPKFVFPGRCPACDAPVERIPGESAHRCTGDGCVENRRRSLRHFVAKEAMVIEGMGTRIVSALVDQGLVTDPADLYRLDRETLAGMERLGEKSADNLVRAIERSRNVPLSRFLFALGIPHVGEHLSEVLARHFGSIEAIRRASEEEMRKVREVGPEVSESIRRHFDSPERGKAVDRLLREVTPLPPEAPAGKTSGKTFLFTGTLSVPRGRAREMVRKEGGNIAAGMSRKVDFLVAGEDPGGKLAKARELGIPVLTEPEFLAMFGRKEPGG